Part of the Mycolicibacterium thermoresistibile genome, CGTCACGATGGTGGTCTTGGTGCGGTGGCGTTCGACGACGATTTCGTAGAAGTCGCTGGTTTCGGTGGCGTCGAGGGGTCGTAGCGCGAAGTCGTCGATGATGAGGACGTCGACGGCGGCCAGTCGGCGGATCTCGGCTTCGACGGTGTGGTCGAGCCGGGCGGCGCGTAGCCGGGTGAACAGTTTGTCGGCGCGGCCGAACACGACGGTGTGGCGGCGACGAATAGCCATGTGCCCCAATGCTGTTGCCAGATGAGTTTTGCCAACACCAACGGGTCCGAGGACGATGGCGGACTGGCCGGCGTCGAGGAACCGCAGTGAGGTCAGATCGCCGAGCAGGGTGCGGTCATAGCGCAGGTCTTCATGTGCGGCCCAGGTGTCGAACCGCATGGTGGGGTCGAGCCCGGCTTTGGCCGCTCGTAGTGCGGCGGAGCGGGATTCGCGTCTGGAGACCTCGTCGGCGAGCAGTGTTTCGAGAAAGCCGATGTGGCTGAGTTTGTGTTGGCGGGCCAGGGCGGCGCGTTCGGGCAGGGTGTCGGCCATCGCTCCGAGTTTGAGGGCCTTGAGCAGGCTGAGCAGATCAGCGCCGATAGGGTCGGTGGCGCCACGGTGGGTGGTGGTCATGTCAGCGGGTCTCCTCGGGATCGGTACCGGGTACGACGGTCAATGATGTTGGGGTGGAATTGAATTCGGATGGACCGCGGACAAACCGGGTCGCGGTGTGGCCGACTGCCTGTGGCAGTGCCGGGGCGCTGGTCTCGGTGGCGCGCTCCAGCATGGAGGCGATCTTGTTCACCGAGACGACATCGAGATCCAGCGATAGCGAGCAGGCTTGTTCGACCCGCGCTGCGCCGTAGCGCCGTACCAGGCCCAGCAGGCGGTAGACCGTGCGCATCCGGGTCCAGGGCAGCCGGTCATCGAGGATGCGTTCGGCGTAGATCCCCACGTGGGGGCCGTGGGAGGCGCAGGTGGCGATCAACGCCGCCACATCCCGCAGGGCGTAGCCGGTCTTGTGTTCGGGCAGATCGGTGGGGTCGGTACTGCGCCCACCGGGCCGCTGGCGGGGGTGAACCTTGACCAGCACGCCGCGGTGGTAGAACTTCACGAGCTCGGTGTCGGCGCGCACGTCCAAGCGCTGTCC contains:
- the istB gene encoding IS21-like element helper ATPase IstB, translating into MTTTHRGATDPIGADLLSLLKALKLGAMADTLPERAALARQHKLSHIGFLETLLADEVSRRESRSAALRAAKAGLDPTMRFDTWAAHEDLRYDRTLLGDLTSLRFLDAGQSAIVLGPVGVGKTHLATALGHMAIRRRHTVVFGRADKLFTRLRAARLDHTVEAEIRRLAAVDVLIIDDFALRPLDATETSDFYEIVVERHRTKTTIVTSNREPAEWLTMTADTLLAQSAIDRLTSAAHTLVIEGPSYRQRTRPQLDPGPDDEHPQ